One stretch of Schlesneria sp. DSM 10557 DNA includes these proteins:
- the xerC gene encoding tyrosine recombinase XerC, whose product MYAAIDGFLRYLKIERNASELTLKSYSEDFGSLLDYFRDRVGDIVDPAEVQIPQLRGYVAYLHECEYARTTIARRLASLRSFFRYCQREGLVSSNPAKVLRTPRVGRKLPHFLTTEQITKLLEAPPANQDEGLRDRAILETLYSAGLRVAELVGLNVDHWDQDANIIRVFGKGKKERIAPIGRFAAQALYRWLEVRKEAPGAGPKDQGALFLNRFGTRLTTRSIGRMLEKYLKLTGLDKLTTPHTLRHSFATHLLDGGADLRSVQELLGHKSLTTTQIYTHVSTKRLKDTYENAHPHAAKNHRPGRGERPPAEK is encoded by the coding sequence ATGTACGCCGCGATTGATGGCTTCCTGCGCTACCTGAAAATCGAGCGAAATGCGTCTGAGCTGACACTGAAATCCTACAGCGAGGACTTTGGTAGCCTGCTGGACTATTTTCGCGATCGCGTCGGAGACATTGTCGATCCAGCAGAAGTGCAGATCCCGCAGCTTCGCGGATATGTCGCCTACCTTCATGAATGCGAATACGCACGAACGACCATCGCCCGACGACTGGCCAGCCTGCGCAGCTTCTTCCGCTACTGCCAGCGAGAAGGCCTTGTCAGTTCGAATCCTGCCAAAGTCCTTCGGACGCCCCGAGTCGGTCGGAAACTGCCTCACTTTCTCACGACTGAACAGATCACAAAACTTCTCGAAGCTCCTCCCGCCAATCAGGATGAGGGACTTCGCGACCGAGCGATTCTGGAGACGCTGTACTCTGCCGGTCTCCGAGTGGCTGAACTTGTCGGCCTGAACGTCGACCACTGGGATCAGGACGCCAACATCATCCGCGTCTTCGGAAAAGGAAAGAAAGAGCGGATCGCACCGATCGGACGTTTCGCCGCTCAAGCACTCTACCGCTGGCTGGAGGTCCGCAAAGAGGCTCCTGGCGCAGGTCCGAAAGACCAGGGAGCACTCTTCTTAAATCGCTTCGGCACGCGACTGACAACACGCAGCATCGGTCGAATGCTGGAAAAGTATCTGAAGCTGACGGGTCTCGACAAACTCACCACCCCCCACACCTTGCGTCATTCGTTTGCAACTCACCTTCTGGATGGGGGTGCCGACCTGCGTTCCGTCCAGGAACTGCTGGGACATAAAAGTCTGACGACAACCCAGATCTACACACACGTCAGCACAAAACGTCTGAAAGACACCTACGAAAACGCGCACCCCCACGCCGCCAAAAATCATCGCCCGGGTCGAGGCGAACGGCCCCCCGCTGAAAAATAG
- the pckA gene encoding phosphoenolpyruvate carboxykinase (ATP) — MANFDLSVHGLKAPTILRNADPSQLYEEAIRYEPGTRISNSGALIAYSGEKTGRSPQDKRLVKNSASADDIWWGPVNFPLDDATFSINRERAKDYLNICERLYVVDAFAGWDPQHQIKVRVICSRPYHALFMHQMLIRPTDEQLANFGVPDFVIYNAGRFPANRYTTGMTSKTSVDVSFENGEVVILGTEYAGEMKKGIFTIMNYLMPKRGVLSMHCSATADRVTGQSSIMFGLSGTGKTTLSADPRRSLIGDDEHCWSNEGIFNIEGGCYAKAIYLSRESEPEIFQALRYGAVLENVVYDDAHHHVDFNNSTITQNTRGAYPIEYVTNAKIPCVAGHPTDVIFLTCDAFGVLPPVSRLTTEQAIFHFVNGYTAKIAGTEVGVKEPQATFSPCFGGPFLVWHPQKYAELLAEKIQKHDAKVWLVNTGWSGGPYGIGARMKLAYTRAIIDAVHSGELRDAPTQLDPIFGLHVVTRCSKVPDEILDPRKAWADVSHYEASARRLADSFAENYAQFQEGGVITGSMDG, encoded by the coding sequence ATGGCCAATTTTGATCTGTCCGTACATGGATTGAAGGCTCCCACGATTCTGCGGAACGCCGATCCCTCACAACTCTATGAAGAGGCGATTCGCTACGAACCGGGGACGCGCATTTCCAACTCTGGAGCACTCATCGCCTATTCCGGGGAGAAAACAGGTCGCTCGCCACAGGATAAACGACTTGTCAAAAATTCCGCGTCGGCAGATGACATCTGGTGGGGACCCGTGAATTTTCCGCTGGACGATGCCACGTTCTCAATCAATCGCGAGCGGGCCAAGGATTATCTGAATATCTGCGAAAGGCTTTACGTCGTCGACGCGTTCGCCGGTTGGGATCCGCAGCACCAGATTAAAGTTCGAGTGATCTGTTCTCGGCCCTATCACGCCCTGTTTATGCATCAGATGCTGATTCGTCCTACGGACGAACAGTTGGCGAACTTTGGCGTGCCCGACTTCGTCATCTACAACGCAGGAAGGTTCCCGGCGAACCGTTACACGACCGGTATGACGTCCAAGACCAGCGTTGACGTCAGTTTTGAGAACGGTGAAGTTGTCATTCTGGGGACCGAGTATGCAGGCGAGATGAAGAAGGGCATCTTCACGATCATGAACTATCTGATGCCGAAACGAGGAGTGCTTTCGATGCACTGTTCGGCGACAGCAGATCGAGTCACCGGGCAGTCATCGATCATGTTCGGACTCTCCGGAACGGGGAAAACCACGCTCTCTGCCGATCCCCGTCGGTCTCTGATTGGTGACGACGAGCACTGCTGGTCGAACGAAGGAATCTTCAACATTGAGGGGGGCTGCTACGCCAAGGCGATCTACCTCTCACGAGAATCCGAGCCCGAGATCTTCCAGGCGCTGCGGTACGGGGCGGTGCTGGAAAACGTCGTCTACGATGACGCCCACCATCACGTCGACTTCAACAATTCGACCATCACACAGAACACTCGGGGTGCTTACCCCATTGAATATGTGACGAATGCGAAAATTCCCTGCGTTGCGGGCCACCCGACTGACGTCATTTTCCTGACGTGTGACGCGTTTGGAGTCCTGCCGCCGGTCAGTCGATTAACGACCGAGCAGGCAATTTTCCATTTTGTGAACGGTTACACTGCCAAGATCGCGGGAACGGAAGTCGGTGTGAAAGAGCCTCAGGCAACGTTCTCGCCCTGTTTTGGCGGACCGTTCCTAGTCTGGCACCCGCAGAAGTATGCAGAACTGCTGGCGGAAAAGATCCAAAAGCACGACGCCAAGGTCTGGCTGGTGAATACGGGTTGGAGCGGTGGCCCTTACGGAATCGGCGCTCGAATGAAGCTGGCCTACACTCGGGCCATCATCGACGCGGTCCACTCGGGGGAACTCCGGGACGCGCCGACTCAATTGGATCCCATTTTCGGGCTACACGTTGTCACCCGGTGCAGCAAAGTCCCCGACGAAATCCTCGATCCGCGAAAAGCCTGGGCTGACGTTTCCCATTACGAAGCGAGTGCCCGCCGACTGGCCGACTCGTTCGCGGAAAACTACGCCCAGTTCCAGGAAGGGGGAGTCATCACCGGTTCGATGGATGGCTGA
- a CDS encoding 6-phosphogluconolactonase: MDLLTTLSGSLMEGFYPAGWDLAKIDACVDPDPSTITVRQKSWHSGFQPIPCTSLADFDMMLGHEIAHTIKQARDAGEQAAMILPVGPMGMYRWAVYFLTEWNVSCDHVHGFNMDEWSDIAGNTLPSSNTGSFQYAMEQAFYGPLKKLTVPKKQRNFATKKLLPTYAEKIGELRSRGAKLTTIFGIGRVCHIAFWEPHFAAEYSSVAEWKQQTHRLGAKLHPLTIEQNALTSFKSRTTHVPAFANTIGPGLFLGCDKIIGGADGTFGRGMQWQGLSLWMTLRHEPTPWIPSTFMPGQPGRLFFLQDLAGPLVAECN, translated from the coding sequence ATGGATTTGCTTACGACATTGTCGGGTTCGTTGATGGAAGGCTTCTATCCGGCGGGCTGGGATCTCGCGAAAATCGACGCATGCGTCGACCCCGATCCCTCAACGATTACGGTCCGACAGAAGAGCTGGCACTCGGGCTTCCAGCCAATCCCCTGTACCAGCCTCGCCGACTTCGACATGATGCTCGGGCATGAAATTGCCCACACGATCAAGCAGGCCCGGGATGCGGGCGAACAGGCTGCCATGATTCTGCCCGTGGGTCCGATGGGCATGTATCGCTGGGCCGTCTATTTCCTGACAGAATGGAATGTCTCGTGCGATCATGTGCACGGTTTCAACATGGACGAATGGTCGGACATCGCTGGCAATACGCTCCCATCGTCCAATACGGGATCATTCCAGTATGCAATGGAGCAGGCGTTTTACGGTCCTCTCAAAAAATTGACCGTTCCCAAAAAGCAGCGTAACTTTGCCACGAAGAAACTGCTGCCGACCTACGCCGAAAAGATCGGCGAACTGCGATCGCGCGGCGCAAAGCTGACCACCATCTTCGGCATTGGCCGAGTTTGCCATATCGCATTCTGGGAACCTCACTTCGCCGCCGAATACTCATCGGTGGCTGAATGGAAGCAACAGACTCATCGGCTGGGTGCCAAGCTTCATCCTCTGACGATCGAACAGAATGCGCTAACCAGTTTCAAGAGCCGCACGACGCATGTCCCGGCGTTCGCCAATACGATCGGCCCAGGCTTGTTCCTCGGCTGCGATAAGATCATCGGCGGCGCTGACGGCACCTTTGGCCGTGGAATGCAGTGGCAGGGCCTGTCGCTCTGGATGACCCTGCGACACGAGCCGACTCCATGGATTCCTTCGACATTTATGCCCGGACAGCCCGGTCGCCTGTTCTTCCTGCAAGATCTGGCCGGTCCGCTGGTTGCAGAATGTAACTGA
- a CDS encoding response regulator, which produces MSASHSGAINILIVDDEPKNLTVLETILDDPHYRLVRAESPDEALLALVADEFALLILDIRMPGMTGFELAQMIKERKKTASVPIIFLTAYYNEDQHMLEGYGTGAVDYLHKPVNPAVLRSKVAVFAELYSKRRELAEANRALIAENAERRRVEDDLRQLNETLEQRVSNRTQALAEISSALQESFALLDTLAATAPVGLAFIDRDLKFARVNETLADYHGVPLNDHLGRKVAEVVPDLWPDLQPLLQRAIAGEPVVNIEVSGTSATSGDVLHWLASYYPVQVQTETIGAGVVMVDVTSQKKLQQAITEADRRKDEFLATLAHELRNPLAPIRNSLQIIKLAPGDAEIVQEARTVMERQLAQMVHLVDDLLDVSRISRGKLDLRIERVDLNVILNNALETSRSLIESSGHELRVDLPSEPLFMDADVTRLGQVFANLLNNAAKYSERGSQIALTAARVGREIVVSVKDNGIGIPTEMLHQIFELFTQVDQSLERSNGGLGIGLSLVQRLVQMHGGDVKAHSDGSGRGSEFIVRLPLAVLKSSPAEPSSPGGPAATSTPPRRILIADDNEDSATSLARILKIMGNEVHTANDGEEAVILAATFRPDVILMDIGMPRMNGYDACREIRSQPWGKETVLIAQTGWGQNEDKKRSRDAGFDLHIVKPMDPMILEGLLTELKSSN; this is translated from the coding sequence ATGTCTGCATCGCACAGCGGCGCCATTAATATCCTGATCGTGGATGATGAGCCGAAAAATCTGACGGTTCTGGAAACGATCCTCGATGATCCGCACTACCGGCTGGTGCGAGCAGAATCTCCCGACGAAGCCCTGCTGGCGCTGGTGGCAGATGAGTTTGCGCTGCTCATTCTTGATATCCGCATGCCGGGAATGACAGGGTTTGAGCTGGCTCAGATGATTAAGGAACGAAAGAAAACGGCCAGCGTTCCGATTATCTTTTTGACCGCATACTACAACGAAGATCAGCACATGCTCGAAGGATACGGAACGGGGGCTGTGGACTATCTCCACAAACCCGTGAATCCTGCGGTGCTGCGGTCAAAAGTCGCTGTTTTTGCTGAACTTTACAGCAAACGACGTGAACTTGCAGAAGCCAATCGCGCGCTCATCGCCGAGAACGCAGAGCGGCGGCGGGTTGAAGATGATCTCAGGCAGCTCAATGAAACACTCGAACAGCGGGTATCAAACCGAACCCAGGCGCTCGCTGAAATCAGTTCAGCGCTCCAAGAGTCCTTCGCGTTACTTGATACTCTGGCTGCAACAGCACCGGTGGGATTGGCGTTTATCGATCGAGATCTGAAATTCGCTCGAGTTAACGAAACTCTCGCCGACTACCACGGTGTCCCACTCAACGATCATCTCGGTCGAAAGGTGGCGGAGGTTGTGCCTGACCTGTGGCCCGACCTGCAGCCGCTACTTCAACGGGCGATCGCTGGTGAGCCCGTCGTGAATATCGAAGTATCAGGTACGTCAGCGACCTCCGGGGATGTTCTGCACTGGTTGGCGAGTTACTACCCGGTCCAGGTGCAGACGGAAACTATCGGTGCTGGCGTGGTCATGGTTGACGTCACGTCGCAGAAGAAACTGCAGCAGGCGATCACGGAAGCGGACCGCCGTAAAGATGAGTTCCTGGCCACCTTGGCGCACGAGCTTCGCAATCCGCTGGCCCCGATACGCAATTCGCTCCAGATCATCAAGCTGGCACCTGGGGACGCGGAGATCGTCCAGGAGGCGCGGACTGTGATGGAACGGCAGCTCGCGCAGATGGTTCATCTGGTCGACGACCTGCTCGATGTCAGCCGAATCAGCCGGGGTAAACTGGACCTGCGGATTGAACGAGTGGATCTCAATGTGATTCTCAACAACGCCCTCGAGACTAGCCGGTCTTTGATTGAATCGAGTGGCCACGAACTCCGTGTTGATCTGCCGTCCGAACCACTCTTTATGGATGCAGACGTGACCCGATTAGGGCAGGTGTTCGCGAACCTGCTGAATAACGCGGCAAAATACAGTGAAAGAGGGTCACAGATTGCCCTGACCGCTGCCCGAGTGGGGCGCGAAATTGTGGTCAGTGTAAAGGACAATGGCATTGGGATTCCGACCGAGATGCTCCATCAGATCTTCGAGCTGTTCACTCAGGTCGATCAATCGCTGGAACGCTCAAACGGTGGCCTGGGAATCGGACTGTCACTTGTCCAGCGCCTGGTGCAAATGCACGGCGGTGACGTAAAAGCTCACAGTGACGGCAGCGGAAGGGGAAGCGAATTCATCGTTCGGTTGCCACTCGCGGTCCTGAAAAGCAGTCCCGCTGAGCCGTCTTCTCCCGGCGGGCCCGCCGCAACATCGACGCCGCCCCGCCGAATTCTGATCGCCGATGACAACGAGGACTCGGCGACCAGTCTGGCCAGAATTCTCAAGATCATGGGGAACGAAGTCCATACGGCGAACGATGGTGAAGAGGCCGTCATACTGGCCGCCACGTTCCGTCCGGATGTCATTCTGATGGACATTGGCATGCCGCGAATGAATGGCTATGACGCATGCCGCGAGATCCGCAGTCAACCCTGGGGGAAAGAGACCGTCCTGATTGCCCAGACAGGATGGGGGCAAAACGAAGATAAGAAGCGATCCCGAGACGCAGGCTTCGATTTGCACATCGTTAAACCGATGGACCCCATGATTCTGGAAGGGTTACTGACAGAACTGAAGTCCTCTAATTGA
- a CDS encoding zinc-dependent metalloprotease: MARFRLLIALLVLAATVPGTAAHAQQPAATPSKFDTLTTGLKKVDGGLWTVYTKDQQILVDLKQAQLNQDYLMLSSIARGVSQGMVLGGMTWGDDVLWSFRKVGDKIHVLRRNVKFKAKAGSPEATAVKLAYSDSVLYALPILTDTPGGHLVDMTRIFLSDDEMVGRMLGASFVFDRSTIANVKTFPKNVEIDIAAVYSRDPMNESDAVPDPRGMQVMMHYSISQLPQTGYKPRKADDRIGYFLTVTKDFSDVSDDQHFVRYINRWDLQKLDPSAKISPPKDPIVFYLEKTVPFNLRPIVRAGIEDWNKAFEKLGFDNAIEVRQQRDDDTWDPEDVQHNTFRWITAEAGFAMGPSRTNPLTGQILDADIIFDASFLRSWKSTYENFTPATIATLFGEELPVKGPRPLRLPGNRAFHECRLSEGMQQQTGFAAAVMAAQGLAEKRGELPEEYLQQALKEVVMHEVGHTLGLRHNFKASAWKSLAEMEDAAKAHEPTVASVMDYSPVNIVPAGTKQPAYYTTTLGPYDYWAIEYGYKPISGDENAELAKIASRSGESGLDFGTDEDAESNDPDPLTFRFDLGKDPVVYAQRQIAIVNALLPKFLERTVDNGEGYQRARQSFGILIGEYYRTIRFASKLIGGVHIYRDHKGDNQARTPFKPVDAAQQRSATRLILDQGLVAHKFDPALLNSLAATRWRHWGTSEIRRIDYPIHDQIGSLQAGMLSGLLSPQVLARLQDGELKVAPGEDVYTLAEHLKTSVEGIFSEVMSPPAGEYTNRNQYIGSFRRNTQRAALKRLSDMVRRSPTDTASQLKLPEDARVLIRVLLTDLQTRIDATLAKEDLKLDDYTRAHLIDAKLRIKQTLEAESEDFGKPQSSGGGGSFLLLGQPNGGSGNEIVGELQLVPEDQP; encoded by the coding sequence ATGGCTCGTTTTCGATTGCTTATTGCGCTGCTCGTGCTGGCCGCGACTGTCCCCGGTACTGCCGCGCACGCTCAGCAACCCGCCGCAACACCCTCGAAGTTTGATACGTTGACGACTGGCCTGAAAAAGGTCGACGGAGGGCTGTGGACGGTCTATACGAAGGACCAGCAAATCCTGGTCGACCTGAAGCAAGCTCAGCTCAACCAAGACTACTTGATGCTCAGCTCGATCGCTCGAGGGGTGAGCCAGGGGATGGTTCTGGGCGGGATGACGTGGGGAGATGATGTTCTCTGGTCGTTCCGTAAAGTCGGAGACAAGATTCACGTTCTACGTCGCAACGTCAAATTCAAGGCCAAAGCGGGAAGTCCCGAAGCGACCGCTGTCAAATTGGCCTACAGCGATTCCGTTCTCTACGCCCTGCCGATCCTGACCGACACTCCGGGTGGCCACCTGGTCGATATGACACGCATTTTCCTGAGCGACGACGAAATGGTTGGCCGGATGCTCGGCGCATCGTTTGTGTTCGATCGCAGTACGATCGCCAATGTGAAGACTTTTCCGAAAAACGTGGAAATCGATATTGCTGCAGTCTACTCGCGCGATCCCATGAACGAGTCGGACGCTGTACCCGATCCGCGCGGTATGCAGGTGATGATGCATTACAGCATCAGCCAGTTGCCCCAAACCGGCTACAAGCCACGAAAAGCAGACGACCGGATAGGTTACTTCCTGACGGTAACGAAGGATTTCAGTGACGTATCAGACGATCAGCATTTTGTCCGCTACATCAATCGCTGGGACCTTCAGAAGCTGGACCCTTCCGCGAAGATTTCGCCGCCGAAGGATCCGATCGTCTTCTATCTCGAAAAGACCGTCCCCTTCAATTTGCGTCCGATCGTCAGAGCGGGGATCGAAGATTGGAACAAGGCTTTTGAGAAACTCGGTTTCGACAATGCGATTGAAGTGCGGCAGCAGCGTGATGATGACACCTGGGATCCGGAAGATGTGCAGCATAACACGTTTCGCTGGATCACAGCAGAAGCCGGTTTTGCCATGGGCCCCTCCCGTACAAACCCGTTGACGGGTCAGATTCTGGATGCAGACATTATCTTCGATGCCAGCTTCCTGCGGTCGTGGAAGTCGACGTACGAGAACTTTACTCCTGCCACCATCGCCACCCTGTTTGGGGAAGAGCTGCCCGTAAAGGGGCCACGTCCGCTCCGCCTGCCGGGAAATCGGGCATTTCACGAATGCCGACTGTCGGAAGGGATGCAGCAGCAGACCGGGTTCGCGGCGGCAGTCATGGCAGCGCAGGGCCTCGCAGAAAAGCGTGGCGAATTGCCGGAAGAATATCTTCAGCAGGCCCTTAAAGAAGTCGTGATGCACGAAGTCGGCCATACCTTGGGACTGCGGCACAACTTTAAGGCCAGTGCCTGGAAATCGCTGGCGGAAATGGAAGATGCTGCCAAGGCCCACGAACCGACGGTGGCGAGTGTGATGGATTATTCCCCCGTGAATATCGTCCCCGCCGGCACGAAACAGCCAGCGTACTACACCACCACCCTGGGCCCATACGACTACTGGGCGATTGAGTACGGCTACAAACCGATCTCGGGTGACGAGAACGCCGAACTGGCAAAAATCGCCTCTCGCAGCGGTGAAAGTGGCCTCGACTTTGGAACCGACGAGGACGCAGAGTCCAACGATCCCGACCCTCTCACCTTCCGGTTTGATCTGGGCAAGGATCCTGTCGTTTACGCACAGCGCCAAATCGCCATCGTAAACGCACTTCTGCCGAAGTTCCTGGAGCGGACGGTCGACAACGGCGAGGGATACCAGCGCGCACGCCAGTCGTTTGGAATCCTGATTGGTGAGTACTACAGAACCATCCGCTTTGCTTCGAAGCTGATCGGCGGAGTGCACATTTACCGAGATCATAAGGGGGACAATCAGGCTCGTACTCCCTTTAAGCCCGTTGATGCAGCACAGCAGCGAAGTGCGACCCGATTGATCCTGGATCAGGGATTGGTGGCTCACAAGTTCGACCCTGCCCTGCTGAATTCCCTCGCGGCAACCCGATGGCGACATTGGGGCACCTCCGAAATCCGCCGGATCGACTATCCGATTCACGACCAAATCGGGAGCCTGCAGGCAGGCATGCTGAGTGGATTGCTCAGTCCTCAGGTTTTGGCACGGCTTCAGGACGGAGAACTGAAGGTGGCACCTGGTGAAGATGTCTACACCCTGGCCGAACATCTGAAGACCTCTGTTGAGGGGATCTTCTCGGAAGTCATGTCTCCCCCTGCTGGCGAGTACACGAACCGAAATCAGTACATTGGCAGTTTCCGCCGAAACACTCAGCGAGCCGCGCTGAAACGTCTGAGCGACATGGTTCGTCGCTCTCCAACGGATACTGCTTCGCAGTTGAAATTGCCCGAAGATGCACGGGTCCTGATTCGTGTGCTGCTGACCGACTTGCAGACGCGAATCGATGCAACTCTGGCGAAGGAAGATTTGAAGCTGGATGACTATACTCGAGCCCATCTGATTGATGCGAAACTTCGCATTAAGCAGACGCTTGAAGCTGAGTCAGAAGATTTCGGCAAACCTCAGTCTTCTGGCGGGGGCGGCAGCTTCCTCTTACTGGGGCAACCCAACGGCGGGAGCGGAAACGAAATTGTCGGGGAACTGCAACTGGTCCCGGAAGACCAGCCCTGA
- a CDS encoding tRNA (guanosine(46)-N(7))-methyltransferase TrmB → MPPSSPFERPKRQIEREFGVPVPGEILAPEKWTQTAIKKLPPPGPLDFAALFGRTAPVMLDIGCGNGRSTLASAIWRPDVDHLSSDVLPVVIRYATRRANQRGLTNVRFAVIGGRELLADYIAPQSVAEIHVYHPQPYYEASQVHRRLITPEFIALVHRSLAPGGQFVLQTDNPGYWKYMQQVVPLFFEWQSHPNPWPDAPKGRTRREIIAMRQSLPIFRGTGKPRTDVSPTDALKLAATLPPPTFDADRKLRALDRLERDSGGSSNAR, encoded by the coding sequence GTGCCCCCTTCCAGTCCCTTTGAACGCCCCAAGCGCCAGATCGAACGCGAATTCGGTGTCCCCGTACCGGGCGAGATTCTTGCCCCGGAAAAATGGACACAGACCGCCATCAAAAAGCTCCCTCCGCCGGGACCGTTGGACTTTGCCGCGTTGTTCGGTCGTACGGCTCCCGTCATGCTCGATATCGGGTGTGGCAATGGACGATCTACTCTGGCCTCGGCAATCTGGCGGCCTGACGTTGATCACCTTTCTTCAGACGTCCTTCCCGTGGTCATTCGTTATGCGACCCGACGAGCTAACCAGCGAGGATTGACCAATGTCCGCTTCGCCGTCATCGGTGGACGGGAACTGCTGGCGGATTACATCGCACCACAATCGGTGGCTGAGATTCACGTATACCACCCGCAGCCATACTACGAGGCGAGTCAGGTTCACCGACGTTTGATCACCCCCGAATTTATCGCGCTCGTCCATCGTTCTCTGGCCCCGGGGGGGCAGTTCGTCCTGCAGACAGATAACCCCGGATATTGGAAATACATGCAGCAGGTGGTGCCGCTCTTTTTTGAATGGCAATCGCATCCGAATCCGTGGCCCGATGCCCCCAAGGGGCGGACACGACGTGAAATCATTGCCATGAGGCAATCACTGCCTATTTTTCGCGGGACCGGAAAACCCCGCACTGACGTATCCCCGACAGACGCACTCAAGCTGGCGGCGACTCTTCCCCCTCCGACGTTCGACGCCGACCGGAAACTCCGTGCACTTGATCGGCTCGAAAGAGATTCGGGCGGCTCGTCGAACGCAAGGTGA
- a CDS encoding flavin reductase family protein yields MYFDFGKLPPNECYKLFVSTITPRPIAWVVSQSGEGTLNAAPFSFFNAFAADPPVIGIGIGSHKRGRPKDTRRNIEESRQFVVNLVSEENATAMNVTAIDFDYGVNELDEAGLTLLPSTLIHPPRIAESPVAFECELIQSIELGEHSSLILGRVLAMHLRDDAVIDPDHHYVDTPSLKLIGRMHGAGWYARTSDLFKMDRIPLADWNQDRPR; encoded by the coding sequence GTGTACTTTGATTTTGGCAAACTTCCCCCGAACGAATGTTACAAGCTGTTCGTTTCGACGATCACACCCCGTCCGATTGCGTGGGTCGTCAGCCAGTCCGGCGAGGGCACCTTGAATGCAGCGCCATTCTCGTTCTTCAATGCATTCGCCGCAGATCCACCCGTGATCGGGATTGGGATCGGCAGCCACAAACGTGGGCGTCCAAAGGACACCAGGCGGAACATTGAGGAGTCCCGACAGTTTGTTGTGAATCTTGTCTCGGAAGAGAACGCGACAGCAATGAACGTCACGGCAATCGACTTCGACTATGGGGTAAACGAACTGGACGAAGCTGGTCTGACGCTTCTTCCGTCGACGTTGATCCATCCGCCCCGTATTGCAGAAAGTCCCGTCGCATTCGAGTGCGAACTGATCCAATCGATCGAACTGGGGGAACATAGTAGCTTAATTCTCGGACGTGTCCTCGCCATGCATCTCCGCGACGACGCCGTTATTGACCCTGATCACCACTATGTCGATACACCAAGCTTGAAACTGATCGGACGAATGCACGGAGCAGGCTGGTACGCTCGCACGTCTGATCTCTTCAAAATGGACCGGATCCCCCTGGCGGACTGGAATCAAGATCGTCCGCGTTGA
- a CDS encoding enoyl-CoA hydratase-related protein encodes MKSGLTIGTIGKLDRFADGSSVIHLGASQPVGAMVFSTPAMIDLMEHAAREALLPFLEDGEESVGATVSVEHLAATPINSVVRAEAKVTAIDGRLIDFELAAFDTQDQIGRGTHRRAVIRTEKFAARLEDKASQMREGSVLPVSPQPNHSDLPPLKTLRVERAGAIATVWLNRPAKLNAVDRQMTADLEELNAWLAGHPDVRVVIVTGSGEAFCAGDDVTEVGTLDLAEATRLSHRQASLYLAWEKLPQVFIAAINGVAFGGGCVLAYSCDFRIAAHSSRFSMPEIKLGWPPGYGIAQLTALVGKARALELCLTGKQITSQQASQYGLVHELVPQTRLLSSAGELAQQFLAQPAAALRLTKQLIHADEGTQAKQAYLADTAAYIQCLGLPDAQEGIAAFNEKRKPRFNGK; translated from the coding sequence ATGAAATCCGGTTTAACAATTGGGACCATCGGAAAACTCGACCGGTTTGCGGATGGATCCAGCGTGATCCATCTCGGGGCCTCTCAACCGGTCGGAGCAATGGTCTTTTCAACGCCAGCGATGATCGACCTGATGGAACACGCGGCTCGTGAGGCGCTGTTACCGTTTCTGGAAGACGGAGAAGAATCAGTCGGAGCGACAGTTTCCGTTGAACATCTGGCTGCCACCCCGATCAATTCGGTCGTTCGTGCCGAGGCGAAAGTGACGGCGATCGACGGACGGTTGATTGATTTTGAACTGGCGGCATTCGACACCCAAGACCAGATTGGTCGTGGTACACACCGCCGTGCAGTGATCCGCACCGAGAAGTTCGCTGCCAGGCTGGAAGACAAGGCCAGCCAAATGCGGGAAGGGTCAGTCCTGCCGGTCTCACCGCAACCGAATCATTCGGACCTGCCTCCCCTCAAGACGTTACGAGTCGAACGAGCGGGGGCCATCGCCACGGTCTGGCTGAACCGCCCTGCAAAGCTGAACGCCGTCGACCGACAGATGACGGCGGATCTGGAGGAACTCAACGCCTGGCTGGCGGGTCACCCGGACGTTCGAGTGGTGATCGTGACGGGCAGTGGAGAAGCCTTCTGTGCAGGGGACGACGTCACCGAGGTCGGCACGCTCGATCTGGCGGAAGCAACCCGACTCAGCCATCGACAGGCATCTCTGTACCTCGCCTGGGAGAAACTGCCTCAGGTATTCATCGCGGCGATTAACGGAGTGGCATTTGGAGGGGGATGCGTGCTGGCATATTCGTGCGATTTCCGCATTGCCGCACATTCCTCACGCTTTTCCATGCCCGAGATCAAACTGGGTTGGCCACCCGGCTACGGAATCGCTCAGTTGACGGCACTGGTCGGCAAAGCCCGCGCCCTCGAGTTATGTCTTACCGGCAAACAGATCACCTCGCAGCAAGCCAGCCAGTACGGTCTGGTCCATGAGCTCGTTCCTCAAACGCGGCTGCTAAGCAGCGCAGGGGAGCTAGCCCAGCAATTCCTGGCTCAGCCCGCCGCCGCTCTTCGTCTGACAAAACAACTGATCCACGCGGACGAAGGAACACAAGCAAAGCAGGCCTACCTCGCGGATACGGCAGCCTACATCCAGTGCCTGGGATTACCCGATGCGCAAGAAGGGATCGCTGCTTTCAATGAGAAACGGAAACCACGCTTCAATGGAAAGTAA